The segment GGATGGTGTGGCCCGTCGGGGCGGTGTCGAAGACGATGTGGTCATACTCCCCATAGGAACTGTCGTCGGCGAGCAGGTTGGTGAACTCATCGAACGAGGCGATCTCCGTGGTGCAGGAGCCCGAGAGACTCTCAGCGATGCCGGCCAGCTCAGACTCGGGCAGGAGACCGCGGACGGGGGCGATGATCCTCTCCCGGTATGCCTCGGCGGCCTGCTCCGGATCAATCTCCAAGGCTGAAAGACCAGGCGCGTCCTGGATGGGCGTGACGGTGTTCCCGATGGTCACGCCAAAGACCTGCCCGACATTGGATGCGGGGTCAGTGCTGACCAGCAAGACCTTCTTACCGGACTTGGCGAGGGTGAGCGCTGTTGCGCACGCCACTGAGGTCTTGCCTACACCGCCCTTGCCGGTGAAGAACAGGAACCGGGGCGCGCTCTGAAGAAACTTCACGCCGGGGCCTAGCCGCAGCTCGCTGAGCCGCCGCAGCAGCCGCCGGCCTTTTCGCTCAGGCCAAGTTCCGGGCGGGACTGCGGTTCAACAGCGGCTTCGTCCAGTCCGGCGAACGTCAGCAGCTGCCCCCTGCTGGGGTAGGTTCCGGTGGCGACCGTAACTCCGTCGACGATAGTGAGCGGAAGGCCCTTGGAGCCGACCAGATGCATGAATCCACGGACCGTTTCGTCCTCCGCGAAAGCAGTAGGTTCGCTGGCGAGGTTGTGGCGCGCAATGTCGGCTCCGAGGGTCTGGAGGTGGCGCACATCCGCGGTTACATCCACCAGGGACTGGTCCACGTCAGGACCGCAGACCCCGGTGTCGCAGCAGAGGGCGGATTCGTAAATTCGGATAGCAGGCATGTTGTTCTCCTCGGCTTTCGGGGTGGTTCGATTCGATACCGAAACACGGAGCCCCACTCATTCAGGTGGTCATCCGGCACGGACGTCACCAGCGTGATTGCGACTCTCTTCTCAGTATATTGACAATCATCGATACACAAAAGAGTGGGAGAGGTGACGTTGACGACGGTCGACAGTTTTCGAAGAAGGGTCGGTTCGCTACGCGGGCGACGCTCCGTGCCATACACATCGTTGTCAACGAGCTGATAGACGCCTCCGCCGGCCGGCGTCACACTGACTTCATGGACGACGCGGAAAAGCAGGACACCATCGAGGCCGTCACAGCCCGGATTATCGCCCGGCACCCGGACGCTTCCCGCACCTTGGTCGCCAGAGCCGTGGCGGAAGAGTATGACCAACTGGCTTCTGGCCGCATCCGGACCTATATCCCCACTCTGATCGAACGCGGGGCATGGAACAGAATCAACCGGGAGTCCGCCGCCCGGCCCGTAGACGAACCCTGAAGTCTTCCCGCGGATATTGGCGACTCGCCCCTGCTCATCCAACCGCACCGCCCCCCCGACACTGTGATTCTCAAAAACGAAGGATTTCAAGAACAGGTTGATTTGAGAATCGTGGTGTTCGCAGCGAGCTGTTGCAAACGGGCATCTTTCTGCGGAAAACCGCCGTTGGGACGAAAACCCGACCCCAGAGCCGGTCGTTCTCACAAATAGTTCTCAAAACGGTACAGTCGAACCAACGCACCGGACTGAGTTTTGAGAAGAGAACACCCATGACCGCACACCGAATCGGCTACGCCCGAGTCTCCACCCGGGAACAGAACCTGGGCTTGCAGATCGACGCCCTGAAGAAGGCCGGCTGCGACAAAATCTACGAAGACACGATCAGCGGCACCAAGTCTCACCGCCCCGGACTCGACCAGGCGCTGGACACCCTGCGCGACGGTGACACCCTGGTGGTGTGGAAGCTAGACCGCCTGGGCCGGAGCGTGAAAGACCTCCTGGACTTCGCCGGCGGCCTAAACAACCGCGGCGTAGGCTTCGTCAGCCTCACCGACGCGATCGATACCACCACGGCCTCCGGGCGCTTTTTCTTCAACGTGATGGCATCCCTGGCCCAGATGGAACGGGAGCTCATGGTCGAACGCACCCAAGCCGGGCTGCTGGCGGCGCGCGAACAGGGACGGGTCGGCGGCCGCAAACGCATCATGACGCAAGCCAAGATCCGCTCAGCCCGCAAACTACTCAACCAGGGAACACCGCCCCGGGAAGTGGCCACGAGCCTCGGCGTCTCCGTCCCGACGCTCTACCGGTGGGTCCCGGCAGCAGGCGCGACGGGGCCTTCGACGCAATAGTCGCTGCTGTTTGGTGCAGGCGACTTCTAGTACGAAAATAGACGCTCGGTCATGCACCTGCCGGTGTGAGGCTGACATCGTAACCGAGGGTTTGGAGTTGCCGGATGGCCCTGTTTTGGTCTGTTCTGGTTCCCGCTTCAGGTAGAAGCCCGCGCCGGGATCCGTGTAAACCTCACCGTTCGCGAGCATGTGCCAGGTCGCGGTCAGGATGACGTGTTCGATGGCGACGATGGCTTTGACCCGGCCGCGCCGGAAGGCGACCCGTTTGTATTTGACGCTGAGGTAGGTGTTTTTGCCGCGTGACGCGGACATCGCTGCGATGCCCAGTGCGCCCTTGAGATGTTTGTTGCCAGGCATGATTCTTGTTGATTTGATCCTGCCGGCGGATTCGTTGGATCCCGGGCAGACACCGGCCCATGACGCTAAGTGCGCGGCCGTTGGAAATACGCTCATGTCGCCACCTGTCTCGGCGATGATCACGTCAGCGACGAGCGTCGAGACGCCAGGGATCGTGGTCAGTGCTTCCCGGGCCGCTCGAAAGGGCTCCATGACCGTGTCGATCTGCTCCGTCAGCACGGTGATAGTCCGGGCAAGCTGATCGATGCGGTCCAGATGCAGCCGGACCATAAAGGCATGGTGCTTGCCAAACATGCCGGTGAGCGCTTCGGCTAATGCCGGGATCTTTGACCTCATGCTGGCCCGGGCAAACTGCGCGAGCACCTGCGGATCCCGTTCCCCACGGATCAATGCCTCGAGCATCGCCCGGGACGATACCCCGGTGAGTTCACTGACCATGCCAGAAAGCTTGATTCCTGTGCTCTCGAGGAACTTCTCCAGGCGCTGGAGCTCCCGGGTCCGGTCTTGGACGGTGACGGCACGGGCACGCGTCAGATCCCGCAGTTCGCGGACAGGGCCGGGCGGAACGAACGAGGCCCGCAACAGCCCGTGTGCGCCAAGCTGCGCCAGCCATGCCGAGTCGGAAACATCTGTCTTGCGCCCGGGCAGGTTCCTCGCATGTCTGGCGTTGACCAGCATGACCGGGAGGGACTCCTCGAGCAGATAGTAGAACGGCTTCCAGTAATCGCTGGTCGCCTCCATCACCACGACAGTGACGTTCTGTCCTTCCAAAAACCTCCGTAACTCAAGAATCTGGTTGGTGGTGGAGCCCCAGGTGGTGATTGTCGAAGTGAACTGGCCCCGGCGCTTGCCCGGGACCCTGATACAGACTTTTGCGTCGCGTTTGGATATATCCATCCCGACGGACCGCTCATGGACGATGTCCATTGCCGTGGCACTTTCTGAATTGAAGGGATAGGGCCATGTGACTGCCGCGGGGAGGGCAGGGAGCAAATCAGGAATCTAGCACTCGTGCTCGAAGCAACAATCCACGGTTCCCGTGGAAGCCCTCCACACCACGCTGAAAAGCGGGCTCAACTACGGCACCAAGAAGTCACGGCGTTCACCGCAGCAGACGTTAACATCATGCAGCCGTCCGCGCCTTCGAGCTACACCCTCTAAGCCGACCGCCCCCTATTTTCGACCCCCCACGGCGCGGCAGCGCCCCTGGACCGCTGAAAACGACACGGATAGCCGCTCAGGACTCTTCTCGATGATCGATGTGAAGAGTTCGGAGTAGCGCGGCGATGGCATGGGCAGCTTCACAGGGACTCCAAGTTTTCTCCAAGTTGCGATCTGGACTTGGAGAAAACTTGGAGTTACAGCTAGCCGAGGACGATGTCGCGCGTGGCGTGGTCGTACGTGAAGGTGACCTTGCCGCCGTCGTGGTTTAGCTCGTGGTTGGCACCATCACGCACGCCGAACGCGCCGTAGTTCTCGTCCCACGAGCGGTTCAGTGCGATCTTGTAGGTGTAGAAACCGGCCGGCAGCGTCGCGGCGAGAGTCCAGACTTTGCGTCGGGTGTTGAACTTCATCTGGACCTCGTCGTACTGCGGGGCCCAATCCTCGGGGGCGCCGAGAACCGTGTTGAAGTCACCGGCAATCGCGACGGCGGACGGCTGCTCGAGCTTCTCGACGGCGGCAGTCTCTTTGGGTGCGGCAGCCTTCTTGGGGGCCGCTTTCGCAGCGGGCGCCTTCTTGGCTGCTGGTTTCCGGGCGGGGGCCTTCTTGGCAGGCGCGGTCGGAAGAGGGGTATCTGCCGGGACGGGGGTACCCTCGGCCAGGGCTGTCGCGAACTCCTCTGGTTTGGCGAATGCGACCGTTGCGCGAAGGCCGTCGTCGGTGATGGTCCAGCCCGAGCGGCCCTTGAGCAGCCAGCCGGCCTTGACCAGTTTCGCGGTCTCGGCGGTCAGATTCTTGTGGCCGCGCGGAATGCCTCCGCTGAGGAGCTCGCTCTCGCGCGTATCCAGCGGGACGCGGACAATCGCTTCAGCCAGGATCTCGCCGGCATTCAACGACTTCTCTGACCACGTTCCTTCAGCCAAGACGTCAAGGACTGTCTTGAGGCGGACACTGCTTTTTTCGACGGCGGACTTGGCTGCCAATGGATCTCCTTCAACGGCGAACATTCCTCCAGCAGTCTGCCAATGTTCTGTAAATTCTGGCCACTGTTCTTGGTAAACACCGTGTGTCGTGACCCACTATTACGTCCAAACGATGGCAAGTGATTGAGGAGTCTCACTTACTGATGGGTAGTAAGAGGTCTGGGTGCGGACCTCTTAGTGCGCCTGCCTCGGGCGTGATGTGCCTCGAACCGGGGTTATCCACATACGCACGATGAGACAAGACGGCGCAGTGCTGGCTTCGTTACCCTTGGAACCAGTTCTGGCAATCTATCGGGGGAAGTAGAGACCATGACCTATCCCATTTCGGCGTCCTCGCGCCGAGCAAGCCGCGACGAAAGCCGTTTGCGGCGGGTCTTCGCGCCGCTCGCATCGATCGTTTTGCTCGCGTTGACATTGGTCGGGTGCATTGGATCCCCGGCTCCTTCGCCGCCAACGAGCTCTCCTCCCAACCCCACTGTCTCCCCCACCCCAAGTTACAAACCAGCGGACCACAAGGGCAAAGCGCAAAACGTTCCCCTGCCCGTGATGCCGGCGGAAGCCAAAGCACACACCAAAGAAGGCCTCCAGGCTTTCATGAAGCATTGGGTGGGGCTGCTCTCGTACGCATACGAAACGGGCGACACAGGGCCGCTGTTCGAGGTGACGGGGGCGGGTGCACCACGTGTAAGAATGTCGTGAATGTGATCAAAAATGCCTTTGCAGATGGCAAATGGATAGCCGGTGGTCAGGTTGACTTTGTTGCTGCCGACTCTGCCATGCAACCGAATCAATATGGTCAGGTCTCGGGCTATGTCCGGATGAATCAACAAAAAATGGACTTCATCAACGCAGACGGAACAGTTCGTAGCTCAAGTGCCGAGCCAGGCCCGAAACCCCTGCTCTTCCTCGTGGTCAAGCGAGACGAGGCTTGGGAACTCGGCGACATTGGGACTCCGGAAGGTTCCAAATGAGACTGGCCCGTCACGGCAATTGCCAGTTCAATGTCTGGATCTTTGTCGTCGTAACCACTTTGGTGGCCGGAGGCTGGTCTTTTGCCGTGACTCCCTCAGCGAATGCCGTGACTTGCCCGGACGGCAAAACGATTGTCGATACCGCTCTCTTCGATTCGACCGCGGCTCTGAGCGTCAAATGCGCTGCCGCCGCCGGTTCCAGAGTGGACAACCCGAGCCAAGACTCCCCCGGCGTCGCAGTCCCCGTTGTTGAAAGCAAGGACCTCCCCGATCAATATGAGGAAGTCCGTAAGGCCTGTCTCAATGACCGGTCACTAGGCGCGGATCCCCTCTGCAGCGTTCCGGATTCGTGTCCCAAGGATCAGTCGCTGGTCCAGACCTACATGGTCTTCAGCAAGACGGGACGGGCGGTCCCGCTCGATTCGCCGCGCTGCGAGCCGAATCCGCAAGGTGCCAACAACCAGCCCTTCCCCGGCGTCTCGCTGGCAGATTTCCAAAAGCTCCCTATCGCCGGAGCAACCCTCGGGATTCAGCCGAGTCCGCACACGCTCATTGGTGCCGAGACCAATGTGTTCGCGGAAGCCGCCACCCAGGAGATCCCTGCCACAGTCCTTGGTACCGCTCTGACCGTCCGGGCGACCCCCACCGACTACACCTTCAACTACGGCGACGGAACGGTGGTTGGACCCCAAATGTTCGCTGGGGGATATCTCCCGGAAGACCGCTGGGGCGAGAAAACGAGGACTAGCCACGCCTACCAAGCGACGGGCGACTTCCCGGTGTCGGTCACCACGTTCTACAACGGCGAGTACCGCATCGGAAACGGCGCTTGGACTCCCATCACGGGCCAAGCACAGATTGCAAGCCCCAACCAGATCGTCAAAGTCTGGCGTTCCCAGGTCAAGCGCTATGCAGACAACTGCATCGTCAACCCAAACGGCGACGGCTGCCCCGGTGCCGTATAACCGCCGCTCAGTTGATGGAAGCTTTCTCCCAATCGGCAACCTCCGCCAACAGCTCGGCCTTCCGGTCATCGTCCGCGAACGATGAACGCACCGAGTTCGCGGCCAGCCGTGCCCGATCCCCCACAGACAACCCGTGCACAGCAACGAGCTGCTCGAAGTTGTCGTCAAGGTATCCGCCAAAGTACGCAGGGTCATCCGAGTTCACGCTGACATTCAGCCCGGCGGCCAACATCGCTGGGAGTGGGTGATCCGCCAAAGTATCCACGGCACGCAACCGAACGTTGGACAGTGGGCACACGGTCAACGGAACCTGCTCGGCAACCAACCGCTCCACCAGCGCAGTATCCTCCATACAACGGATGCCGTGATCGATCCTCTCGGCACCAAGCAGGTCCAAAGCCTCGTACACATACGACGCCGGGCCCTCCTCGCCAGCATGCGCGATCCGTCGCAATCCAGCCTCAGCCGCGCGGCGGTACAGGCGTTTAAACTTCGACGGCGGATTGCCCACCTCGGCCGAATCCAGGCCGATCCCGGCAATCGGAGCCTTCATCGCAAGGAGTTGCTCCAAGACGTCAAGCGCGGACTCTTCAGAGAGGTCCCTCAAGAAAGCGGCAATCAGGAGCGTCGAGACGCCGAACTCCTCCACCGACGTCGCGAGTGCGGACGCCACCCCATTCACGCATGTCTCCAGGGCTACCCCTCGGGAGATGTGCGCCTGCGGATCCATCATGATCTCAACGTGACGCACTCCACCGGCCGCGGCGCGTGCCAAATAAGCCCGGGTCATGTCCGCAAAGTCCTGTTCGGTGCGCAACACAGCCATGTTGGCGTAGTACAGCTCCAGGAACGACTGCAGATCCGTGAACTCGTACCGCGCACGCAACTCGTCCAAATCCGCGTACGGAAGCTCAATCCCGTTCCGCTCAGCGAGCGCGAAAATCAGCTCGGGCTGAAGCGTCCCCTCGATGTGCAGGTGCAGTTCGGCAACCGGAGGTGCCGCCGTCGTCGTCGATTCGCCAATAGTTTCCACCCGACAAGAGTAAGTCGAATACTCAACGCTCCCCATCTCCGGCGCATACTGATCCTATGGACAGCTCCCTCGCCACATGGCTCCCCGTGCTGGTCCTTACTGCCTGTCTCGGCATCTGGACATACAGCCTGGTGGACTTCAGCCGGACCGACGGACGGGACATGCGAACCTTCTCCAAAGAGGTATGGATCGTGATCCTCATACTGGGAAGCGTCGCCGGCGGAATTGCCTGGCTCGTGGGCGGAAGGCCCCACCCGCCGGGCGTCCAACGGCGCTCATCACGGCCCCGATAGTACGACTCAAGGGAAGTCCACACCGCGCCAACTTGGTTCTGCGTCCTCCGGCCCTCAAACTGAAAGGATGCAGACCTTCCTCCCGTTCCCCGATTTCAAGCAAAGTGCTGCCGTCTTGGACACCGCAAGGCTTGGCAAGCAGCGTGTCGAAGCACTGCAGATCCTCCGCGCACTGGTGATTCCCGAGTTCGGCCGGCCCTCCCACCCCGCTATTCGCATGTGGATGGGTTACGTTCCCGCGCTCACTCTCTACGGCCTGGCCATGGTGGACGAATGGGTCGCCCGCGGCAACCCAGACAACACCCGCGCCAGCATCACCGAGTTCGCACCCCAGGCAGCACACCCGGACTACGTCTCGAAGATTCCGATGCCGCCATGGCTGGGCGATCCCGATTTCCACCTGAGCCAGCGCTCCAAGCTGCTCCAAAAGGACCCTCGCTTCTACGCCGAGCTATTCCCCGACACTCCGACGGACTTGGAATACCTCTGGCCGGAACCTCGCCACGAGTTCATTCCCGAAGACCCTTATGACGACTTCATCTGGGTCCTTCGCGCCCCGGTGGGCGAGGTTGACCCCGAAAAGATCGAGCAGGTGGGCATGCCGGCCGCAGGCAAGGCCAAGGCCGCCAGCAGCGACGGCGACGGATACCAATTCGTGTACGCTTCCGAAACGTCCCGCCGCCCGGGCAAGACTGCCCGGAAGGCACCAAAGCGACTCGAAAAGAAGCCCACCCGCAACCGCCAGCGCCAGGACGAGGCCTTCAGGACACTTCCCGGCAACACGCCGGTCCTCATCCCCATCGAGGGCGGCGCCAAGTTCGCCATGGGCAAGATCCACGGACGGCCGATCACCCTGGAAGACGGCCGTTTCGGCCGCAACTTCGAGGTCACCAAAATCATCGATCGCTCGGACTTCGACTACCCCGCCTTGTTGCAGGATCCACGGGCGTTCTTCCCGATCCCCGCGCCGTAATCCAGGCACCGTGGTCCCGGCACCGTAGCGGGTCGACGTCAACGCGAACGGCAGCTGAGCCCGACGCTCGCTCACCTTTAAGGCACTACCGACGCACGCTCCTGCACATAAGAACTGACCCTTAGAGTCCGAAGTGACACTTGTGCAGGAGCGTTCGCCATCCGGCCACCAAAAGTGCAGGAGCGTTCGCCATCCGGCCACCAAAAGTGCAGGAGCGTTCGCCATCCGGCCACCAAAAGTGCAGGAGCGTTCGCCATCCGGCCACCAAAAGTGCAGGAGCGTTCGCCATCCGGCCACCAAAAGTGCAGGAGCGTTCGCCATCCGGCCACCAAAGATGCAGGAGCGTCGGCTCTAGGAGGCTCCGACCCTGAGCTACTTTCCCAGCCCGGCCCGGCGGAGGGCTTCAGCCATGGCTGTGTTGACCGGCGCCTGAGGAGCCGTCTTCGCAGGAGCCGCCTTCCGAACTGGCGCAACCTGCGGCGCCGGGCGCCGCTCGCCGCCCTCACGGCCGCCGCCCCGCGAACCGGACCCGCCCGCGGTGCCGGGTTCGTCGTCGAGCCTTAGCGTGAGGGAAATCCGCTTCCGCTCCGGGTCAGCGTCCAGGACCTTCACGCGCACCACTTGTCCGGATTTCACGATCTCACGGGGATCAGACACGAACTTGTTCGCCAGCGCTGACACGTGCACCAAGCCGTCCTGGTGCACTCCGACATCCACGAAAGCACCGAACGCCGCCACGTTGGTAACAGTGCCTTCCAGGATCATGCCGGGCAAGAGGTCCGAGATCTTCTCGATGCCCTCGGAGAATGTCGCCGCTGCGAAGGCGGGACGGGGATCGCGGCCGGGCTTTTCGAGCTCGGACATGATGTCGCGGACAGTGGGCAGGCCGAACGTCCCATCCACGAACGCCTGAGGATCCAGCAAGGAGACGGCAGCTCCGCGCGCAGCGGCCACGATCTTCCGGGCCACCGAGTACGCTTCGGGGTGCACACTGGAGGCATCCAGGGGTTCCGCTCCCCCGGTGATCCGCAGGAAGCCCGCGCACTGCTCAAACGCCTTCGCGCCCAACCGCGGCACCTTCTTGAGGTCGGCTCGCTTGGCGAACGGGCCGTTCTCGTTGCGGTACGCCACGATGTTTTCACTCAGGAGCGGCCCGACGCCGGCCACTCTGGCCAGCAGCGCGGGCGACGCCGTGTTCACGTCTACGCCCACCGCGTTCACGCAGTCCTCGACGACGGCATCCAGAGAACGGTCCAGCTTCGCCGCAGTGACATCGTGCTGGTACTGCCCCACACCGATCGACTTGGGCTCGATCTTCACCAATTCCGCCAGCGGATCCTGCAAGCGCCGGGCGATGGACACGGCACCGCGCAGGGACACGTCCATGCCGGGCAGTTCCGCGGCGGCAAGCGCGGAAGCCGAGTACACCGAGGCGCCCGCCTCCGACACCACGAGTTTCTGCAGCGTAGGGCCACCGGACGCGGAGAGCGCCTTGATGAGCTGAACGGCGAGCTTGTCCGTCTCGCGCGATGCCGTTCCATTGCCAATGGCCACGAGCTCGACGCCGTGCTGCCGCGCCAGGCGCTCCAGCGTCACCAAGGCCTCGTCCCACTTCCTGGCCGGAGCGTGCGGATAGACGGTATCGGTGGCCACGACCTTGCCGGTGCCATCAACCACGGCCACCTTCACACCCGTCCGCAGTCCCGGATCCAGGCCCAGCGTGGCGCGGTTTCCGGCCGGGGCGGCGAGGAGCACGTCGCGGAGGTTGGCCGCGAACACGCGGACGGCTTCGTCCTCGGCCTGTGCGAACATCCGGCCGCGAAGGTCGTTACTCAGCCGGTCCAGGATCCGCGAGCGCCACGCGATTTGTGCGGTCTGGACGAGCCATGAATCGGCGGGCCGGCCACGCTCGGCGACCCCGAGGCACTTGGCCACAGCGTTCTCGTACCGGCCTCGCGCGGCGGCCAGGGCGTCGTCGTCGGCTGGTTCTGCCTCGGCGAGATCCAGC is part of the Arthrobacter methylotrophus genome and harbors:
- the arsD gene encoding arsenite efflux transporter metallochaperone ArsD; the encoded protein is MPAIRIYESALCCDTGVCGPDVDQSLVDVTADVRHLQTLGADIARHNLASEPTAFAEDETVRGFMHLVGSKGLPLTIVDGVTVATGTYPSRGQLLTFAGLDEAAVEPQSRPELGLSEKAGGCCGGSASCG
- a CDS encoding three-helix bundle dimerization domain-containing protein, whose protein sequence is MDDAEKQDTIEAVTARIIARHPDASRTLVARAVAEEYDQLASGRIRTYIPTLIERGAWNRINRESAARPVDEP
- a CDS encoding recombinase family protein — its product is MTAHRIGYARVSTREQNLGLQIDALKKAGCDKIYEDTISGTKSHRPGLDQALDTLRDGDTLVVWKLDRLGRSVKDLLDFAGGLNNRGVGFVSLTDAIDTTTASGRFFFNVMASLAQMERELMVERTQAGLLAAREQGRVGGRKRIMTQAKIRSARKLLNQGTPPREVATSLGVSVPTLYRWVPAAGATGPSTQ
- a CDS encoding glycosidase; translation: MFAVEGDPLAAKSAVEKSSVRLKTVLDVLAEGTWSEKSLNAGEILAEAIVRVPLDTRESELLSGGIPRGHKNLTAETAKLVKAGWLLKGRSGWTITDDGLRATVAFAKPEEFATALAEGTPVPADTPLPTAPAKKAPARKPAAKKAPAAKAAPKKAAAPKETAAVEKLEQPSAVAIAGDFNTVLGAPEDWAPQYDEVQMKFNTRRKVWTLAATLPAGFYTYKIALNRSWDENYGAFGVRDGANHELNHDGGKVTFTYDHATRDIVLG
- a CDS encoding DUF6318 family protein, whose product is MTYPISASSRRASRDESRLRRVFAPLASIVLLALTLVGCIGSPAPSPPTSSPPNPTVSPTPSYKPADHKGKAQNVPLPVMPAEAKAHTKEGLQAFMKHWVGLLSYAYETGDTGPLFEVTGAGAPRVRMS
- a CDS encoding adenosine deaminase, translating into METIGESTTTAAPPVAELHLHIEGTLQPELIFALAERNGIELPYADLDELRARYEFTDLQSFLELYYANMAVLRTEQDFADMTRAYLARAAAGGVRHVEIMMDPQAHISRGVALETCVNGVASALATSVEEFGVSTLLIAAFLRDLSEESALDVLEQLLAMKAPIAGIGLDSAEVGNPPSKFKRLYRRAAEAGLRRIAHAGEEGPASYVYEALDLLGAERIDHGIRCMEDTALVERLVAEQVPLTVCPLSNVRLRAVDTLADHPLPAMLAAGLNVSVNSDDPAYFGGYLDDNFEQLVAVHGLSVGDRARLAANSVRSSFADDDRKAELLAEVADWEKASIN
- a CDS encoding PLDc N-terminal domain-containing protein, producing MDSSLATWLPVLVLTACLGIWTYSLVDFSRTDGRDMRTFSKEVWIVILILGSVAGGIAWLVGGRPHPPGVQRRSSRPR
- a CDS encoding MSMEG_6728 family protein, with the translated sequence MQTFLPFPDFKQSAAVLDTARLGKQRVEALQILRALVIPEFGRPSHPAIRMWMGYVPALTLYGLAMVDEWVARGNPDNTRASITEFAPQAAHPDYVSKIPMPPWLGDPDFHLSQRSKLLQKDPRFYAELFPDTPTDLEYLWPEPRHEFIPEDPYDDFIWVLRAPVGEVDPEKIEQVGMPAAGKAKAASSDGDGYQFVYASETSRRPGKTARKAPKRLEKKPTRNRQRQDEAFRTLPGNTPVLIPIEGGAKFAMGKIHGRPITLEDGRFGRNFEVTKIIDRSDFDYPALLQDPRAFFPIPAP
- a CDS encoding Tex family protein: MVTQLPQPQPVRQHQSAEAAIHALIAEELGVKSWQVKAAVDLLDAGSTVPFIARYRKEVTGTLDDTQLRELEERLRYLRDLEDRRRTVLEAIAAQGKLTPELEAAVVGADTKSRLEDIYLPFKSKRRTKAQIAREAGLEPLADALLVNPQLDPEREAAKYLNAEHSIDDASAALAGARSILVERVSQDPDLAETLRERLWTQGRMVSRVKKGQETEGQKFKDYFEFSQVPSGMPGHRVLALLRGENDGVLELDLAEAEPADDDALAAARGRYENAVAKCLGVAERGRPADSWLVQTAQIAWRSRILDRLSNDLRGRMFAQAEDEAVRVFAANLRDVLLAAPAGNRATLGLDPGLRTGVKVAVVDGTGKVVATDTVYPHAPARKWDEALVTLERLARQHGVELVAIGNGTASRETDKLAVQLIKALSASGGPTLQKLVVSEAGASVYSASALAAAELPGMDVSLRGAVSIARRLQDPLAELVKIEPKSIGVGQYQHDVTAAKLDRSLDAVVEDCVNAVGVDVNTASPALLARVAGVGPLLSENIVAYRNENGPFAKRADLKKVPRLGAKAFEQCAGFLRITGGAEPLDASSVHPEAYSVARKIVAAARGAAVSLLDPQAFVDGTFGLPTVRDIMSELEKPGRDPRPAFAAATFSEGIEKISDLLPGMILEGTVTNVAAFGAFVDVGVHQDGLVHVSALANKFVSDPREIVKSGQVVRVKVLDADPERKRISLTLRLDDEPGTAGGSGSRGGGREGGERRPAPQVAPVRKAAPAKTAPQAPVNTAMAEALRRAGLGK